aaatggtagtaccattttacatttccaccagcatgaaggttccagtttctccacaccctcccaACCGCTTGGTTTTGTCTTAGTGGAtgtggagtggtatctcattgtggctcaCATTTGTGTTTCCGTGACTCATTAATGACGCTGAGCCGGCTTAATTAATGCCGACTGTGGATATCTttgttggagaaatgtctgttcaaatcctttgctcatttgaaAACTCGGGCTTTTTGTTGTTactatgagttctttatgtattctgggaGCCTCTCACCAGATAGAGGACCTGTGGTATTTTCCCCCATCCCAtggttgttttcactttctgGTTGGTGTCATTTGCGCCAAAGCCCTGCATTttggttgatttcagctcaccAGTCTTCTGTGTGCGAGTGTGCCACAGACAAGGTGAAATCCCTCCCTGGGTAATTTCGACTCCAGTAGggccttttctctgcttttcatgCCCGAGAGTGGCTGGCGTGTGTGTGCCCATCATATTTTACAGTGTTGTGGTGCCCACTGGTCACTAGCCACTGGAGTGAGAGACTGTGAGCGTTGGCGTTACGAGTGAGGAGTGTCTCGCTGTTGCTTAAAATAGAGAAGATGTCCTGTGTGGTCTTTACTTGACTGGCCGGTCGCCTCTAGCCTGGCGGCCCCCCACAACGTGTGCTGAACCCTCCTGTGGGCCCTTGCTGTGCCTGGCGGGGCCTGAGGGAGCTGTGCTGTCTCCTGCCTGGGAAGGATGGTGCCAGGCCTGGCGGACAGAGGTCTTGTCGAGGCGTAGGCTCCACAGGCCCCAGGCCCGacacttgttcatttttctttttttcttctttttctcttgctcctcAGACTGGATGATGCCAGTCGCCTgccctgtcttcaagttcatggATTCTTGCTTGCATGTGTTCAGATCTGTTATTGTACAGCTCGactgaagttttcatttcagtgatggtgttttttcagtttcagaatttttttttttttaaattttttttttcaacgtttttatttatttttgggacagagagagacagagcatgaacgggggaggggcagagagagggggagacacagaatcggaaacaggctccaggctccgagccatcagcccagagcctgacgcggggctcgaacccacggaccgcgagatcgtgacctggctgaagtcggacgcttaaccgactgcgccacccaggcgccccagtttcagaatttttatttggtcTCTTTTTACAGTTTCTGTCTCTTTtgacattccattttttttcgaTATTGTTCTCTtggtttcctttagctctttgagCATATctgaggtctttgtctggtttttgtaCAGTGTCTGGGCTTCCTCAGGGATGAcgatttctctgcttttcttttttcctttgaacaggctattcatttctgtttctttgtatgctttgtgcttttttttttctttgaaactggacattttgaaaactataatactgtaatatggtaactctggaaatcaggttctcccccatccccaggggTTTGCAGCTGTTGCTTGTTGAAGGTGATTGTTGTCCATTTGTtgactttttccccccatctGTTTGCAACAACTGTGTTCCTTGTTGTGTCTGGTCACTGAAGTCTTGGTTCTGTAATGTCTGCAGATAGCCAGTGACCTAACAGATTTCCTTAAATGCTGAGATTTTGTAGACTCTTTCTTCACAACATACCCTCCTGATTTCTGCAAATTTCTGATGAGATGTTTGAGTTCTGAACAAGTTGAGTCTGTCAGTTTTTGCTGGCTTAATGGTTGTTGTTGTGGCAGAGGGACTGATTTGTGATGTCATCCGAAAACTAGCGTTTGACTGGGTCTTCTGAGTGGAAACAGATGTCGAGACAGTATAAAACGTGTAGAGATTCTACTGGGGAGATGCCcatgagagaaagcaagaaggcTGGCGGAACTCCTGTCTGACCCTgagggctgtgggggtggggtgtggctgGGGTCCTCGAGCCAAAGTCAGCCATAGAGGCAGGCGGTCCCGTGTCCCCAGAAGGGGCCATGCTGGTATCGCTGCCACACTCTCTCCCTGGCAGAGGCACCTTGGGGCCTGGGGTGCAGCCTGTGGCGGATGGGGCCTGGCTGTTACCGCAGCTCTTCCGTTGCAGAGTGCTGACCTCTCCTGAGGTCCTGCTCCCCACAGGCCTGTGGTGTGTGCCTCAGTTCCCAAGGGAGCGGCTGGGCCCTGGGTGGAGTTACACTCTCTGGTGCTCCTGACACAGTCCTGGCACCTTCCTGTTTGGAGGACCaagtccttactgatttttttttttttttttaagttttatttatttttgagagagagagagagagagagagcacgagcaggagtaggggagggacaagagagggggacagagggtctgaagcaggctccaagctctgtgctgacagcagcaagtctgatgtggggcttgaactcacaaacagggagatcaggacctgagccaaagtcgacactcacctgagtcacccaggtgccccaagtccttactgatttttaaccttttgtaCATTTTGAACTGTTGGATGTTCCAGTTTTGTGAGAAAAGTGAATACCGTGACGAGGTATCTTTGACTTCGCATGTGAAGTAATTGTTCTGTGCTACTGAATTAAAACGCTTTTCTCAttgatgagtgtgtgtgtgcttcattTCACGCCCATCGTGTCTTCCTGCCCCATGGAGTGTTGTGTCGTGCTGAAGACTGGAGCTGGTGATGGGGGCAGACTGCACGGGCCCCCGATAAGACTTCAGGAAGGTTGTGGTCAGCATTTTGTTCCCTCTTTGCTGTGAGTTCAAGGACCCCTTTAGAATCTTTtttcagctttgttgagatatagtTCACCTAACCATACAGTTTTCCTATTCAAATACCTGATTCAATGGTtttggtatattatttttaaaaaacattatagaATATACGTAATATAAACATTTGCCATGCTGTTTTTAAGTGTGTAATTTGGTGGTATTTACAGTTCGTACAACCATTGTCACTATTGCTGAAAACTTTTCACCAGCCTGAACTGAGACTGTGTCTCTGCTAGACTCCCCTCTCCTATCCCCTGCAGCCCCTGGTAAGcactcctctgtctgcctctgtgaACCTGCCTGTTGTCAGCGTTTCATCTATGTGCACTTGTATAAGATTTGTGCTTTTCTGTCAGGCtcatttcactgagcataatgtcttcaaggttagTCCATGTGGTAGCAGGTGGCAAGAgtttcatccctttttatggctgaatgacaCTCTGCTGTGTGGTTTTCCACATCTTATTTACCTGCTCCCCTGTCAGTGCAGGCTTGtgtcctttcatctttttttaaaaaaggcttttgtGTTTTGAGATAGAGTGGAtgcggggggaggggtgcgggcgggtggtgggcagagagagagcgggagagagaatcccaagcaggctctgtgctgtcaacgcagagcccaccTTGATGTCGCGGGTTGTGgtatgatgacctgagccgaaatcaagagtcaaacacttaacccacgagccactcaggcgccccttgctttcattttttgagtgttgTGAACAAAGTTTCTATGAGCATTGGTGCACACTTAACCTGTTTGAGtccttgtttttacttcttttaggtGTATACCTAGGAGTAAAATTGATGGGCCACagggaaataattttatgtttaactttttcggggtttattactttttatatataaaggtTAAACCCTTACAGCTCTGAGGCTGGGTCACAGGTGACTATAGGCAGGTGGCATAGTTAAAACATCAGGAAGACCATTTTCTTGTTACAAAGATCTAGGACCGCATTGTGCTTTTAGAGACAGATACGAAGGGCCTCCTGGGGTCGCCGTATCTGTCGCATGTGACCTCAGGGGGGGATTGCAGTAGGAGGGGTCAGTCGTCATGCTGCAGATGCATGCAGTTCCACGGCGAAATCTGCAGGTGGTGAgggcctctgccctccctgaGAGCCCTGAGGCCTGCATCTGTGCCCACCCCGCACTGTCCCAGGAGGACTGGACAGTCTTAACTGTCCCTGGTTCCTCTTATCACTTAAGGTGAAGCCTGACACTTTCGGGTGAGCCGTAAAACATGGTGTTCTCAGAATCTTTGGGCCCTTGATATGTGAGTCTGTGTTCTGTGTGTAAAGCAAGAGGCGAGAGCTTGTCTGTAGGGTGCTGGGCTCTGGGTCCTGAGTCTGGAACACAGCTTCTGACGTACGTTTTTGCTTCCTGCAGGCTGTTGACTTGCTGGAAAGCAGGGGCACCCTGTTTTGCTCTTTGCCAAAACGTTCTGGTATCTGGAGGCGAGAGAGCCCTGGCGCGCTGGTGAGCGGAGTGCATGTGTGCTCGGCCTCGAGTCCCAACGGCGTGCGTTCTGGGTTCACGGCATGTGGTCGTCTGAGGGCACACCTCAGCACCGCACTGCCGTGTGCGGTGGCCCTTTGTTGATACCCCAGGCGGTGTGTCGGAGGACAGGGGCCCTCTTGAAAAGCGGGAGGAGGGGGTCCTGTGAAGGCCCGCGGGGTGGGGCCCGTGGGGGCAGACGGCCTTTCCTCAGGCGGCAGTCAGAGGAGCCGAGGCTCAGGGAGCCCGAGGTCTGGGGGGCCCCAGGGGGGTGTGCGTGCCCGGACTCGGTGGCCACCAGTCTCACAGCACGCACAGGTGCGCTCACGCGCTCGCGCAGGCAGGCGCTCTTTTTTTCCGTTTAACAGCCGCCTCGGCTTACTCCCTTTTTCATTGAGTTTATTATGGCAGATTGAGGCATAACACGGAGTATGTATTCTTAAAGTCACCTATGAGTTTATTGGAAAATTAGCAATATATACatcattttggaaaatggaaaaggaggCTGAACAAGTCAGGAAGTTCACTGTAACATCATACAGAAGTAGAGTACGTTAGCAATAGCTTCACCAGCAATACGTTTTCCTactggaaataaattatttgtataaatagCGTCTTGATGTTTGTGTATCTTCACTCATAACAAATCACATAATTTTTACATACAGCACTTTAATGACAGAActggaaatgtttttttcatgGCATTTTTTCCCAGTAATTGGTATTTACTTCAAAACACACAGATTTGATAGCAAAACAGTTAAAAGCCGTTTATTCTAGTGCTAAGATATTTATAAGAAGagcatttttaatagttttcctCTAAGATGGATTACACTTAAAAGCTGTCTTTTAATTTGTGCATTCCAtttgacattttacaaaaatgaaagtCAATGTTGAACTCATCAGTCTTGAGTAtgagtcatttaaatatttttacaaccAAAAGTAGAAGCACCTTTGAATATTCTTGCTTGATATTTTCAAAACCTGAATTgcagcttctttcttttctcctttcttccttccttctctctctctccccctctctctccccctccctccctcccttccttcctttctctctccctctctccccttccttccttccttccttccttccttccttccttccttccttccttccttcctccctctcccccctcccctccttccttcctttcttcctccctctctctctccccctccccactcccccttccttcctgagaAGCAGGAAGCTGCATTGTAAAAACTGACCAGGGAAAGCTGCGGTGCCAGTCAAGAGTTGCTGCTGTCGTAACCTGCTTTGGAAGATGTGTCTGCATCCGGCGAGAGCGGCACTAAGACACCCGTGTTCTCTTACGAAGGGTGAACACTCTGGCTGTGTCACTCGGCTTCGTCTTCTTTGTTCCTTGCTGGGACTTCCCTGCATCCCTGGGGCTTGTCCTCTTTTGCCCTCTGGGTCTGAGGTCACACGGAGCCTCCGGGTTTTCCGTGGCGCTGAGGGTGGGTGCGTCTTGTGGGCAGGCGGACTCCGGGGCCGTGGGCTCCCCATCGCCCATCCGGACGTTCCCTGGGCTGTAGGCCGCCAGCTGGCAGAGGGCCACGGCCGCTGTCTGCTTCTGCTCATCACTGCTGTCCAGCGCTCTTGCGTCCTGGGCCTTCACAGCGGGCGTTGTTGGTGGCGCCTCCATGGCATCAGGGCTGCTTTGGTTCGTCTGGGTGTGTTCTGGCCCATCTTTGGAAGTTTCCGTGTCAGTGTTTTGAGCAGCGGTGCTGGCAGGTTCTGCCTCTTGCAGTGGGCTGTGGAAGGGAGGTCTCGGAGTCAGGGCGTTACAGGGGTCCTTCACCGAGAGGTTGAGAGGCATGTCCTGCACCTCTGCAAAGTCCTTGTACATGGGGCTGTGAGTGGCTGGTCTGGCCTCTGGTTTCTTGGAGAGGTTCAGCGGGGCTGTCCTGGAGCCATCTTCTGGGCTGGAAGGTGTGGCCTCTGGGTCGTGAGATGCGCTTCTGGTCTCGCCTGGAGCATCGCCGTTCATGGCATCAAGGCTGAAAGAGGTAAAGAGAGGCCTTAAGTAGGAGGGGTCAGTCGTCATGCTGCAGATGCATGCAGATGCATGCTTAAAAACTACTGTCTAAAAAGCATTTTGAGCAAGCGTGAGCTTGGCTAATGGAGCACAATCAGAGATATGTTTTGGAAATCTCGAAATgaaattttcttacctttttgggggctcttctctgttttccagagcctGGGAATTTGGGTGCTCTGTGCTTTTCTTGACAGGCTTGAAGGCTGTGAGGCTGTGTTCAGGCTGATGGAGCCTTCCCAGGGTGCTGGCAGCTGGCTTGTCCGAGAGGCCGCACAGCCCGGCACATGGCTGACTTGTCTGCGTGAAGTTGGTGGGACTTGGCCTTCCCGGGGAGCCTGTGGCTGCGCTGCCCGCGCGAGGGCTCATTTTGgttccctctgtgtccctctgcccGTCTTGGGAGGGGTCTTTAGCCTCGGGAGTTGGGCTCCCCTTCTCAAactctgtgttttttttgtgGGTGTTGGAAGGACTTGACTTGGACGGACTCAGGGCTGGGTAGAGCAGGGCGGTTTCTTCCAGTAGGTGAGAGCTGTGATCTCTGGAAATGCCCGTGACAGGTGGGAGTCTGAGCCCGTAGGAGGAGAATGCAGACTCTGGTCTGTAAAATCCATAAGGAATTGGCAGGTTGGAGTGATACTGCTGGAAGAACCTGTAATGGTCATATGCCGAGGGGGGGTTCAAGTGCTTGGGGACCGGCCCCGGGGGAGGCAGCAAGTGCCTCTGGTCTTGGGTCCCGTAGACGGACAGCAGGGGGGCATCACACTCAGGTGAGTTCCCAGCAAGTAGGTAGGGTGAGTAGATGGTGGCCAGTCCATGCTCTGTGTAAAAGTGTGGCTGGTACTCTGGGATTGCGGGGTGCACGTAAGGGGAAATGGCACTAAACCCCTTTGTAGACGGGATTTTGTGTGGGAACTCTGGCGGGAGGAAAGGCGCGCCAGCTTTCCACGGATAACCAGGAGCATGGAATGCAGACTTGGTGTGGAAGGAGGTGGCTTTGGCCGtggggccaggcagggccagCAGTTCAGGAGCCTCAGCGTGCTCTGGCCCCTTGAGTCTGTGCTCTCCCACTGGGACAAAGGCTGAAGGCCGCACGATGCCTTCCAGAACGGGCTGGGTGCCCCTGGTAGCTTCCGGAGCTGGACTCAGGGGTGCTGCTTCCTCGTGGAGAGCAGACTTCTGTCCTGGGCACCTGTGGGGCCCACGTGTGTGCAGTTCCACGTTTTCCTTGGCATCGTCCTTGGCGAGGCTTTGCTGAAGCTTGGTGTCAAAGTGTGGGAGCCCATTGGCAACAGGCTTGGCAGAGGTGGGTTTTGCTGCCGTGTCTGGCTGATTTGTCTGCTTGGGGTCCAGAGAGTTGGATTTGGGGCACTTGGGGACGCGGTCCTGCTCTGACACTAAAGTGATGGAGTTTTTGCAGAGACCATACTTCATGTGGTTGAAAAGGTGTGACTTTTCATTGCAAGTGAAAGGGCACTGGAAACACTTATACTTGAAGGGTTTTCCTGGAGGTCTCGGGATGTAATGCGGCTTCTTTGGTTTTCGCTCTTTGAGAAGACTCATGTTCCTTCTTGTGGTGTGGGTGCTGGTCCCCTCGCTGGTCCGGTCGCTGCCGGCTCCTGTGCGATTATGATCTggcggctgctgctgcttcttcttggCTTTCTTTCCAGGTGCTTCTATTTGCAGCCTCCTCCATGTGCTGTGGGTCTGACTGGGGAGGTCTCGCTCattggggtgggggctgcaaCGGAGGAGCAGAGCCTTAGCCTCACAGTAGGTCACCTGAAGGTATGGAGGGGTCACCACCCTCGTCAGTGTGAGGACGAGATGAGCAGCAGCTGCCCGCTACTTGTAACCTGGCCGCCAGccccccactctgttcctgtTTGCTCAAGTCTAACCTGAAAGAGCTGGCCTGGGGCCAAGAGTGCGGTGTGTTAGTGTCGGCTCTGAGAACACCTGTAATTCTGTGAGTTTTGGGAATCTTTGTCCTGTGACCTGAGGCCTTGGATGCCAAGGAGGTTGTAGACCGAGGCCAAGTGACCGTtgggaccccctcccccatccacgtTCGTGGCATCTGTGGTGCGCTGACCGAGACCACAGGGGCCTGGCCTGTGTGTGGCTCCTTGGCCATTCTGTCCTGTTTAATCATGTAGTGTTCTATGTGTGGAacttaggaaggaaggaaagaagaatatttaaatatgcagTCCCACTCTACTGCTTCCAAAATCAAATGAACAGTCTGCTTTATTGGTGAGTAGCATTTATGCTGTCTCACATACAAATGTAAATGCTGTCTTTATGCTGACTCAGATGGTTCTAAGATGCCATCAAGGTGAGTTTCTGAGCTGTGTGAGTGACCGAATGTTCTCCTTCACTGCCCTGTTATCACCGCCCACCTCGTGAGCAGCGTGGAGTAAGTTCTTGCCTTGTCCCTGCCTGCCGTGTGGACAGCTGAGAACACTTCCAGCCCAGGGCGCTTGCCTGCCTTTCCTGGCCTTACCTCCAAATGGCGGTGCCTGTGTGAGAGGATTGTGGTAGCACACCATCCCAGCCTTTACCCTTTAGGAAGTGGGCCTTGGCCCATTCTTGGCAAAGTCTTTGGCATGTGATGGGCATGGATACGGTGGCCAGTGGGGGCCGTCACCTGCCCTAGGCTCTGGCGGGGGCTGCAGGTGTCCCTGCCCTTCTGTACCTTCCCTGAGTGCCCTCCTCTCCCTGACCCTTGCTCTCCCAGGCTTACCCAGAGGCCTCAGCCCGCCTTCCTTCACGGGCTGCTCCCCACACCCCTGGGGCCCTCTCGGCCTCAGAACCCGAAACTGAGGACAAAGACACGAGGTCTGGGGGGATCTTGCATGGCCCCATTGGTGCAGCACGGTACCCCAGACCAGCCCATGGTGTGACTGTGTCTAGGAGCAAGCgtgtgggtggggaggctggagggcAGCGGGAGGGGTCATGGCCCGCTGTTTCACATAAGACCTGCAGCTTCTAAATGTTTTCAGACAgcttcaaaataaagttaaaaaggaaggaaatgatttgAGAAAACTGTTTTCAGGGGCAGTTTTGCTAATGAGCAGCTAAGGTCGGTCCTAAGCCTTGTGAGATTTCGTGGATAAAGCATCCCTTTCTAGACATTGGGGTGGCGAGAACATTCAGCTGGAAAGCAGCCttttaaaagtagagaaataCATATGGGAAATTGAAGAGACttgttttcacaaaataaaatgtagtttctCTGCAATGCCTTTCCTTGCCGTCCCACACACTGTGATGAGGTAATCGGCAGTGTCAGGATCGCGGAGGCAGGTGTAGTTGGGTTTTCACTTGGATACTGTACGTTTCTGAGAAAGCTCGCTCTGATTTTATTCTCCGCAAACTGGTTTCGCTACTCATTTATTCCTATTccttaaaaacacaaagaagcaccccccccccccccccccgggaaacTGCCTCTGTTAACCTGCTTTGTCATCATTCAGTGCTTTCAAAGCTGTGTATTTACTAAGAAGTGGTTTCTGCCGATGCCTGTGGCCCTTCTCTTGTGAGGAGTTTCTGGAGAGCAAGAGTGGCGAGGCACGTATTTTGGGTGAGAAACGAGATTTTTGGCTGCCCCATGACCGTGACCGTGACCAGGAGAGGGAGGTCCCAGGGCCCTCCAGGGCATTCACTGGCTCACTCTGCCCCCGACCTCCCCTTCCACGGTGCAGCTGCAGGAGCCGAGCCTGTTAAACATGTAAGCATAGCTTTATGTCTTTCTAACTTTCCCTCTTATTAAAGGGAAAAACGTGAAGTAACTCTTTATGAGTTCAGTCCATACCTTGGGGGGAAGGTATGCTCTGGGCTATAAAAGCACAATTTCCTTGCCGCCCGTCAGGAAGCGATTCCAGCCAACCTGGGCCAGCTAGATAAGTCAGCGGGCGTGTGCCGGCACGTCTCCCCGTGCTCCCTGGTTCTGAAGGCGTGAGAACCTCTGCAAGTCAGGTTCCCATGATTGTATAGGATGTGTTATGGCAAAGATCCGAAAAGTGATTTCATCACTAGCTGGAAGCATCATGATCAAAATGATGACAGTTGCAAAACTTTATCAAGTGTGAGCCCAGAGTGGACACACATACAGCCCCCTGGCATCCAGAACCCGGGAGCTCATATGAAGGAAAAATTCCCTCAGGATTTAAGAGAATGATTCAGATGCACTATATAACGATGTGTTAGTTTCAGAAGCAGCGTTATTTAACGCTGCTCATACTTTCAGGCAAACCTATAGATAAATCTGTGTTAAAGGTTATCAAACGTTTATAAGAGGCAAGTTATATTTAAGTTATCCTAGTGTTACCCAGAAGAATAATTTAGGTAATAATTCcttttatgttaatattaattaatatgtaCTTTTTTCCGTCAAGTGATGTCATGTCTAAAGTTCTGGTctgaatttttgttctttgttcagtTAGCGTACAAGGACAGTAACCAGGTTCTCTGGGGATCATGCTGGTGCCCCGGGAAGTGAGGGTATTCCGGGGCTGACCTGTGGGAACGGAAACCTGGGATGGAGTCACAGGTGCGGTTGTGTCCCTAACTTTGGGTAAACTGACCTCTCAGGGTTGCACAATTTGCTAATTAAAACAAGGGCACACAGCTGCCTCCTAGGCTGACGGAGACGGGCGTATTCACTTGGCCATAAAAACGCGGTAACGTCAGAGAAATAAGTGGGTTAAAACTGAGGCTATTGAAAGCTTTCGAAGGGGACAGCCTGTAGAATGAGGTCAGTCTGAGAGTTCTGGCCCGGTGAGGTGCACCAAGGTGCAGCGACTCCACCTGACTGCCCGGGACCTCATTGGTCTTGCCCTCTGTAGGGACACCGTTTGTGACCGTCTCTGCCAGGCCAGTTTCTATCCACTGGGCTTTTTGCTGCCGGCAGCTGCTGGTGTTAAATATTCCGAAAAAGGGTATTGTTGCCAAAACAACACAATCCAGAACTTTAACTGTTAGTAGTAAGTTCGGATTTGCATTGGGAAGTGAGGTTTTTCTGAATGTGCTGAGGGGTGTTTCCCATAGGCTTTTCCTGGGGATGGCTTGTGCCTTTCTCAGTTAATTCATAGCTGGGGAGCTGCTCATAATGCAAGACCCCTTGGATTTGATTTTCCTTAGCTGCAGTGTTAGCACCTTTTGAAGCCCAGATGTTAGCCTGGTCCTGAAAGGTCTATGTGTCACAATGCTGTTTACTCTCGACCAGCAGGAAGTGCCGGGAGCTGCCTCCTCACGCACCTTGCCTCCGGTCAGGGTCAGAGTGGCTGTCACTTAGATGTCGTCTGTCCTCTGCCACCTCCCTCTCCGAATCCTCTTGACCATGCGGCCCCTGCACACAGTGTCCACACTGAGGGGGAGAGACCATGGGGGTGGTGACATAAAGCCACACGAGGGGCCCGGCGTGAACATTGAGAGGTTTTCCCATTTAAAAACGTCCCTTTTGTAACCTCAAGTATTTTAAACATCTGCTTGTGTCTGGCTGATGTACTTCTTAGCCTGGAAGGTGCCGCAAGCTGGCTCTGGCCTCCGCATCTCTCCTCCCGCAGGGCCCCTGCTCGCAGGCCCGCTGGGCGTCTGGGCCGAGCTGCCCACACAGCACTTTGAGCAGCCTGTGGTTTCGGTTGGCCAcagggttttgtttgcttgtttttgaagtACTAAATTGCCAGTGCCCCGTCTCTCCATAGGTTCCTAAGTGTGGACAGTTAATGTCCTTGCCAGTTGTTAGGATGATGGTGAGTGGCTGGCACGTTTGAAAAGTTTCTAAGGAGTTAGAAATccaaaaaagagacaagagaaaaagattttttttttgaactttgatAGGACACAAGAGAGGTAATTATAGCTCAGCTTTATAGGACATTGCTGTGATGGGCTGGGTAACTATGCTTGTCGCGCACGTTAACCTATGAACTGAAATAATGCTGTAATGGTCCCTTGGGTGCTGTCCGGCTGTCTGGCAGGGAGCCTCGTTAGGTAGAGCGTTTTGAAGGGCATGCTATAATTACAATATTGTGATGTGGCGTTATTGCATAACCCAAGGACACGCCATTGTCGC
The sequence above is drawn from the Lynx canadensis isolate LIC74 chromosome E1, mLynCan4.pri.v2, whole genome shotgun sequence genome and encodes:
- the ZNF750 gene encoding zinc finger protein 750, translated to MSLLKERKPKKPHYIPRPPGKPFKYKCFQCPFTCNEKSHLFNHMKYGLCKNSITLVSEQDRVPKCPKSNSLDPKQTNQPDTAAKPTSAKPVANGLPHFDTKLQQSLAKDDAKENVELHTRGPHRCPGQKSALHEEAAPLSPAPEATRGTQPVLEGIVRPSAFVPVGEHRLKGPEHAEAPELLALPGPTAKATSFHTKSAFHAPGYPWKAGAPFLPPEFPHKIPSTKGFSAISPYVHPAIPEYQPHFYTEHGLATIYSPYLLAGNSPECDAPLLSVYGTQDQRHLLPPPGPVPKHLNPPSAYDHYRFFQQYHSNLPIPYGFYRPESAFSSYGLRLPPVTGISRDHSSHLLEETALLYPALSPSKSSPSNTHKKNTEFEKGSPTPEAKDPSQDGQRDTEGTKMSPRAGSAATGSPGRPSPTNFTQTSQPCAGLCGLSDKPAASTLGRLHQPEHSLTAFKPVKKSTEHPNSQALENREEPPKSLDAMNGDAPGETRSASHDPEATPSSPEDGSRTAPLNLSKKPEARPATHSPMYKDFAEVQDMPLNLSVKDPCNALTPRPPFHSPLQEAEPASTAAQNTDTETSKDGPEHTQTNQSSPDAMEAPPTTPAVKAQDARALDSSDEQKQTAAVALCQLAAYSPGNVRMGDGEPTAPESACPQDAPTLSATENPEAPCDLRPRGQKRTSPRDAGKSQQGTKKTKPSDTARVFTLRKRTRVS